In Juglans microcarpa x Juglans regia isolate MS1-56 chromosome 1S, Jm3101_v1.0, whole genome shotgun sequence, the genomic stretch GGGAAATTACAGGGATTAGAAATATGTCAAATATTATATGAGCTATCCAAATCATTGACTGTGGTTTATAATCTCTTGAATCATGGTGGCTGATGAgtaccctaaaccctaaaccctaaacccggAGTACAACCATCTTCTTCATGACATGTGCTGCTATCACTCCCCCTCAAAAGAAAACGAGGCTGAGGCCTCATCAGGACAGAGGCCAAGTTTGCTGTGAAGATGACGGAAGGGAAGTTTAGCAAGCGGTTTAGTGAAAATGTCAGCGAGCTATGGGAATGAATCATACTCTTTGGTTGCTACATAACATTAGTCGTGAAGAATGAAGATGTTGAGCTACCAGCCACTGTAATGACCCTAATTTCTTTTCCTACAACAATTTGGAAAGAACCTTGAAATAGAGCTAGAAGTTCCTAAGGGGTACTCATTTTAGGAAGGATTAATCCTATTGAAGGGCAAGATTTTCATTGTCAAGAATTCTcctttaagaagaaagtattgcaTTCTTTCCACTCTAGTTCCCACGTCGGACATTCCAGATATCACAAAGACTGTACAGAGAGACAAAGCTAACTTCTATTGGTCAAGTATAAGGAAGGGATATGAAGAAGTTGATTCAGGAATGTGACATCTATCTAGCATCTAAAGTTGAGGATGCTCATCCTGTTGGATTGTTACTTACGGCCTCAGTCTTGGGCTGAcatttctttgaattttattgaaggattgTCACTTTCTCAAGGATACAGTGTCATTTTAATGGTTGCTTATAGACTTATTAGATATGGAAACTATTTTCCATTATCGCATCGTTATTCAGCTATCAAGGTAGCCCAAGCTAGCCCAAGCTAGCTCTTCCTGGAAGGAATTGTTTCGCCTAAAAGGTATAATTTTATCTTACAATTCTACCTATCATTTACAAACATAttgaaaaatgaagattttcAACAAATGTTTGGAGTGTAATTTGTGTTGCTACATTACAAAATAAACCAAGGATTGCAGTTCTTGGTATAATACTTAACACCACGCTTCTTCACATATGCCTTTTGGAGCAATATATGAGTACTCTCTCTGACTATTCCTAGTACTCCAGCAAATGCAGTAGTAGATGGGCAGTTGAAGAGTAagagaatatatttttgagattcaTAAAGAAAAGCTACAATCAGCTCAACATAGAATGAAACAAAATGCAGGTAAACATTGCAGATAAAGAGATTCTGAGGTAGGTGATTGGATATACCTTCTTGCATAAACTTACCAACAACAAACAATGGCTTTGAGACGTAGTCTGTCTCCCCAATATTTTGAGCCTTTCCCAGTAACTTTACCTATCTTACCACTCATGGATGCTCAGGGTGAAATTAAACCAAAACCAGAAGCCATCTTAGATTGTCGGATGCGGCGCCTGGTAACCAGATGTGCTTGTTAACTGGAAGGGCACTCCAATAGAAGATAGTGCCTTGGAAAGTCTGTGGAAGCTCCGTGACTTGTACCCTCATCTTGTGGGCAATGTGCTTTGATGGAGAGGGATATTATGTGCAAGGAAGGAGATCCTGTACAGGACTACTAAGCAATTTGATAATTGCAGTGAGAGGCTCTAGGTGTTAGATGGAATAAGAATGTAAGGTGCCGGATCATGAATATCGGTAGGAAATttgtattcttcttttttttttttttttttttttttgggaaatgaacttcattaataaaatgaggtAATCGGAAACATTACAAAAGGAAAGCTAAACTCCTGTACAAATAGTTCGAGTTCTCAATAATTTCCTTCACtatacttaaaacaaaaaaaaaaccatccaaGCATATCCTCGGGACCTATACCTATCTCAAAAGTCAAAACCCCATAACgcttcatttcatctcaactttatcttaataaatttcaacatttttcaaaataactctACATCCAAACAATACATTAATCTGCTGAATGTATATTGCAGAGTTAGTTTGATGTCAGGCTCCTAACCAAAGTTTTGCCTGCTGAATTTGCCTTCCTCCTATTCCCTTTCACCAATATCCAATGGTAAACTGTCTTCCTCCTAAATTACATATGCAGTCAATGTATGATACTAGGCAGAAAACACAACgcatattcaaaagaaaaagaaagtgaaaaacaTCTGTCTACCCTTCCGGACTGCAATGTACacaaaacatattcaaacgCCTTATGGGGAACCAAGATGATCAAAGCTTCTTGCTCAGACTAGACCTTTTTGACTTGGATGGTGACCTCAAGATCTCCCTGAATGCAGATGGGCAGAAGTCACTTACACTGCACATTCCACAGTTAGGTCTGAGGGGTGTACAAACAGTCTGTCCAAATCCTACCTGTTTAAatacaaatcaaaataaccaatGCATTTATTAATAAGATTCCTTTGTTTATAACATGGAGATACACAGTGCAGTGTTCTTAAAAATGCTAGGCACAACAGAGACAAAGCTACtcactaaaaaaacaaaacattccTGAATTTGCCAGTGTTCAACCAAATATAAGTACACGCACTTACATAGTTatcaatacaaaaatataaccAAAGTTAACATATCTATATGCACAGGAGCtgtcttttttttccttttgggtcAGAAGGTCAGAGTGAGTGAGATATCTACACTTACCAAAAGAGGATTTATCGGAACCCATTCTTCCTTTGGAAGCCACAGTTGCAATGCCTCTCTTGTTTCCTCAGGTGTTGAAGTTTTCTATCAAAGACATTAAGGATTAGCACCTGATCCTATATGCCCTTAGGAAACTTTGAAACACCATAATTCAAGTGAGTTAAGAAGAGGTCCATTGTGTTCTCTGACTTGCAAATGTCTCACATGAACGCAATAGATTATGGCAAggtaaattatataaatagccaaaaagggaagaaaaagaaaaacttcctACATCCATCATCACATgcacaaaacaaatacatatttCCTATAAAATTAGGGGGAGTCCCTTTTTGCGTTAACTTGAGCTGAAGCCCTTCACATATTAGTTATCCTTTCATACCCCTCTAGACAGAACAGAGAATAAAGGGGGTAGAATATAACTAAATGTACAGCAGAAATATTAAGTaggttaagaaaataaataaacaaataacaaCCTTCAATGTTCCGTGGACTAATGGACTGCTAAATTCCCACACCCACCagttaaacaaaagaaaaagaaaaatgaagtccTGATTGTTCTAGAGTTCATAAGTTATAAAATTCCTACACTCACTCCAATCATAGCTGCCAACACTCTCTATTTCCCGCAAACCCCCAGGCAACTGCCAAAAATCGGTTAAGGTATCGATGCTCTGAagtccaaaatatatttttcctcgTTAACTTACACAGGCATTAAATTAGTCTAATGTTTCAAAATATCATCTTCCACCCCATTCTTTATGATAGAAGAATGAGCTAGTtgtagtaaaatatttaatgagagCATGCGCAAATTCCCATTGGTGGAAATCAGTTTTCAAGATAACAAAGTTGACAACCTGCTTGTATAGATCAAATATCATCTTCCACCCTATTCTTTATGATAGAAGAATGAGCTAGTtgtagtaaaatatttaatgagagCAAGCGCAATTTCCCATAGGTGGAAATCAGTTTTCAAGAAACTACCAAAGTTGAAAAACCTGCTTGTATAGATCAAATATCATCTTCCACCCTATTCTTTATGATAGAAGAATGAGCTAATtgtagtaaaatatttaatgagagCATGCCCAAATTCCCATAGGTGGAAATCAGTTTTCAAGAAACTACCAAAGTTGACAACCTGCTTGTATAGATCAAATGTGATAAATGATAATGATAGAGGCACCTGTTTTGTGCGGGACTTTGATACCCATCCAAGCCGATTACAAATCCGGTGCACATGAGTATCAACACATATCCCTTGAACATTATTCCACCCAACATTCATAACCTACACCAAAACATACCACAAAACTTGGAGATGCTAAGGCAACATTCTGATTTACACAAATACTGCAACCAATCCCTACCAAATGAGCCATCTTAGGGCCTATCCCTGGAAGTAGGAGCAGTTCCTCCAATGAGCTAGGTATGTCTCCATCATACTTCATGAGACAAATGTTTGCAATTTTCTTCATGTTAGCAGCTTTTCTTGTATAAAATCCAACCTAAAatttcaacaaataaataaataaaaagagaaagagaagtaTTAGGACTTTCATAAATTATTGCAGAAAAATAACATACAGGGTAAATCAAGCTTTTGATAGTTGCTTCATCAGCTTTGTCAATGGTATCGGCAGCAAGCAGATCATTCTGAAGGAGACGCTGGATTGCTCCTGCACTCCTTAGAACTTGGTGAGTGAAGTTTTAAGGGCATTGATAAAAAATCAGAACATGATTTAGAGCAGATAATGAATACAGTATGGAGAGAGGCACAAAGTGAATATACATGTTTCTCGAACCAATAGTTTAAGAgttatgatctctctctctgactCCGAAATTATTTGCATGCCATCAGCTAATCTTACCATATAAACGTCATTACAGGGAAAGATCTATTCAGTCATGGCCAGTCAAGGCACAGGAAGATACCAAGTAAGTTTATCTCCCGACTACGAACTGCATGAGTGTATACGGTCATGATGTTCTTTGTATTTGTACGATACTATTTACCTATTGAACTCTTCCTTAAAATAAAGGATTTTTCATAATCTTTCCAAGTACAATCTGGAAATCATTTTCTGGTAGCAAAAGATTTAATGAATGAAGTAATTAGTAATCCGGTCAATGCTGATCAACTATTTGTATTAAATTCCAGAAACAGGTAAAGTGTATATTATGTATCAGGAAGAGGATCTAGAAGAAAAAACTGGTTACAAATAATTTTGGTTAGCCAAAAAAAAGGTGCTCAGGCATGACTACATTAAATGCTCTCATGGTGTTGCGATCAATCCTTGGAAAGTACATTTCCAGATCTATTTACTCGCATGAAGAAAGCTTCTGTGGTGGATCATTATCATCCTCGGCATGATTCTACTCAATGGGGTGCCATCTTCTCTAGGGAGGCAAATGATCCAGAGGTGGATCTCTTTCATCCTTCTTTGAAAGGTTATACTCATGTAGCGTGGGACAGGATAGTTATGATAAAATGGTTTGGATCACATCTAGGAGAGGAGTGCCTGAAGTAAAGTCATACTGTTATGTGCTGTGTACTCACAGCAAGGCTCCTTTCTCATGGAAGCTTATTTGGAGAAATAGGGCTCCCCCAAAAGTGGCTTTCTTCACGTGGACAGCAGCGCTAGGGAGAATCCTCACCTTGGATGACGTGAGAAGATGTGGCATCCTAATGGTTAATCAACGTTGCATGTGTAGGAAAAATGAGGAATCAATGGATCATCTTCTTTTACATTGCAAGATTGTAATCATCCTATTGAGAATGTTCTTCAATCTCTTTAGGATCGATTGGCTGGTGCCTTCCTAGGTGGCGGATTTAACATGTTGGAATAGACACTTTAGCCATGAAAAGTGGATTTCCATGTGTAAGATGGTCCATTTGTGTGTACTATGGTGGGAAAGAAATCAGCATAGCTTTGAGGACTGGGAAAGATTGGTGCTGGAGTTAAAAGCTTTTTGTTCTTAATACCTTGTATCTTTGGACAAAGGCCCCATTATTGTATCCTGAGATAATATCCCTTTTGTCATCATAACTTGTCACTCTGAGGCAAGGTGGTCTTCCTTGCATTGTTAGCTCTTTAAAAGGAAAGCTCATCAGTTGATCCTAGCGTGTGTAATTGTGTGATTGTTTTACACTCAGGATagaaaagtaacaaaaatagtCAACTGCCTTCATTTCGAAACAGGCTATTAAAACATGTCTGTCAATGCCAATAAACTTTAAGGGTGGAAGTACTTGCCATGAGTAACGTTATCCTTGGTTTGACTAGACAGAAGCGAAGATACTAAGACAGCAAATCTTCTTTCCTGATAAAGacaaaatatgaattattaaCCTACCTATTTGATGCTTCATGCATGAAATAGAAAGTCTATGGAATAACACAGCACTGACATTGGAATAAGAATATATGTAGTAGGAAGATGCAGCCTGCTAAGCCAATGCAAACTCAGGCCCATCAAAGACCATTTGACTACTGGTCCAAAATCAACTCATGCTTGTTTCAAATTAATTCTGGGGGTTAATTACAGAATCAATACCTAGTTTTTTACTGTTTTGCGAACAGTTACACAGATTTTCatgcaattaaaaaattatctggTATTGGATGAAGGTATTTGTGAGGTTTTTACCCATAAATTAATTGTGCAAAGAGTGAAAATCTGTGACTTTTTGAAAACAGTAAAAACCTAGTTATTGTTTATGCAACtcttaagagaaatgatatttgaagtCATAGAGTGCGCAAGCACTgcgcactcattttgaaaaaagtgagtaaatatgggatccacatgaaaaaattaattttttaaaagtggaccccactctttttcaaaaacagTGCACAGCACTTGCAAAATCcatgattgtatgtagcattactcatactAAATTCAAAAATGTCTTGCTTGGTCATCACATAGACCAAATGACTTAAATATCACTTCTTCAAAATGAAGTTTTCTCAAAGGAAATTAAGtatcattttgttaaataatatttgagagGAGGTGTCAAATGAAATTCcctcaaaatgaaattaaatataatttcttcttaaccTAAATTCATGCCTCTTGCAGCAGAATACCTGCCACAAATCAACAGATCTTGGCACTTAATCCAAAGGATCATTCAATGCTCAAAACTCATTACAGCTCCCAGCATCTCATAGAGTTTTAAAGGCTAATGCATGCCAAGTTCATCTTGCCTACTTAATGGTGTGAGTCACCACCTTCCAGTCCAATGCTTTTGAACCTCAACAGGTTTTCCTAAAGCCCAACACAGCTCCTAACTACGCCCTTCCCAGGAAAATACAAACATAATACAGCGAATTATGATTTATCGCAAAATTACTAAAAACGAATTATGTAGCCATTACTTTCATTTCTTTggcttctttttcctttttttttttttttttttaacttattaccATGATTTTCTCTTCCCATTCCATGCCCAGGACATAAGAACTTCAAAGGCGTTTTGTCAGTTTCTGGGCCTCTGTAATatgaagttgaagatttgatctCATTGCTAGAGAAAGTATCAACTGCTGATAAAGTGATATGATAATAATTTAAGGTATGCTTTGTTTCATTAACTATACCCATTGCCAGGCAACAGAGAATCTTACCTTAGGAGGAAGAGAATTGCCAGCTTTCTCACATCCCATTGTGTCCACTGGTGCATCCTCAGCAGACCTCATTTTGCGAATTCCTTCAAGGACCTTTTCCCAATTTGGAGGTGGTTCACCTGTAGGGACTAAACAGCAGATCATCAAACAAACAGCTAAGCAGTTGAATATTAATCATGTAACTAAACAGCAGGTCATCAAACAACTTTCCAAagtcaattcaatttttcttattGTTAAAAGTATGCTGAATACAATGAACTTACTATTCAGAGGTACCCCATCacaaataaaagattaaaatagtGGCTTGCTCAGAAAATTTCCCACTGCTGTAGTG encodes the following:
- the LOC121246949 gene encoding endonuclease III homolog 1, chloroplastic-like isoform X1; translation: MSLLLLRSHFGTLPLSIGFGRTRSFSSMSDPKTRSSSKPLQSQCETPASEPNPGSESSNGGSVSELRVFVRKKRVRKIIETHETKYEAEPLDQKLHGPPEIEEFGYKRVNGSFQSSNTSFANVPTGEPPPNWEKVLEGIRKMRSAEDAPVDTMGCEKAGNSLPPKERRFAVLVSSLLSSQTKDNVTHGAIQRLLQNDLLAADTIDKADEATIKSLIYPVGFYTRKAANMKKIANICLMKYDGDIPSSLEELLLLPGIGPKMAHLVMNVGWNNVQGICVDTHVHRICNRLGWVSKSRTKQKTSTPEETREALQLWLPKEEWVPINPLLVGFGQTVCTPLRPNCGMCSVSDFCPSAFREILRSPSKSKRSSLSKKL
- the LOC121246949 gene encoding endonuclease III homolog 1, chloroplastic-like isoform X3, whose amino-acid sequence is MSLLLLRSHFGTLPLSIGFGRTRSFSSMSDPKTRSSSKPLQSQCETPASEPNPGSESSNGGSVSELRVFVRKKRVRKIIETHETKYEAEPLDQKLHGPPEIEEFGYKRVNGSFQSIPTGEPPPNWEKVLEGIRKMRSAEDAPVDTMGCEKAGNSLPPKERRFAVLVSSLLSSQTKDNVTHGAIQRLLQNDLLAADTIDKADEATIKSLIYPVGFYTRKAANMKKIANICLMKYDGDIPSSLEELLLLPGIGPKMAHLVMNVGWNNVQGICVDTHVHRICNRLGWVSKSRTKQKTSTPEETREALQLWLPKEEWVPINPLLVGFGQTVCTPLRPNCGMCSVSDFCPSAFREILRSPSKSKRSSLSKKL
- the LOC121246949 gene encoding endonuclease III homolog 1, chloroplastic-like isoform X2; protein product: MSLLLLRSHFGTLPLSIGFGRTRSFSSMSDPKTRSSSKPLQSQCETPASEPNPGSESSNGGSVSELRVFVRKKRVRKIIETHETKYEAEPLDQKLHGPPEIEEFGYKRVNGSFQSSNTSFANGEPPPNWEKVLEGIRKMRSAEDAPVDTMGCEKAGNSLPPKERRFAVLVSSLLSSQTKDNVTHGAIQRLLQNDLLAADTIDKADEATIKSLIYPVGFYTRKAANMKKIANICLMKYDGDIPSSLEELLLLPGIGPKMAHLVMNVGWNNVQGICVDTHVHRICNRLGWVSKSRTKQKTSTPEETREALQLWLPKEEWVPINPLLVGFGQTVCTPLRPNCGMCSVSDFCPSAFREILRSPSKSKRSSLSKKL
- the LOC121246949 gene encoding endonuclease III homolog 1, chloroplastic-like isoform X4 — its product is MSLLLLRSHFGTLPLSIGFGRTRSFSSMSDPKTRSSSKPLQSQCETPASEPNPGSESSNGGSVSELRVFVRKKRVRKIIETHETKYEAEPLDQKLHGPPEIEEFGYKRVNGSFQSSEPPPNWEKVLEGIRKMRSAEDAPVDTMGCEKAGNSLPPKERRFAVLVSSLLSSQTKDNVTHGAIQRLLQNDLLAADTIDKADEATIKSLIYPVGFYTRKAANMKKIANICLMKYDGDIPSSLEELLLLPGIGPKMAHLVMNVGWNNVQGICVDTHVHRICNRLGWVSKSRTKQKTSTPEETREALQLWLPKEEWVPINPLLVGFGQTVCTPLRPNCGMCSVSDFCPSAFREILRSPSKSKRSSLSKKL
- the LOC121246949 gene encoding endonuclease III homolog 1, chloroplastic-like isoform X6 is translated as MSLLLLRSHFGTLPLSIGFGRTRSFSSMSDPKTRSSSKPLQSQCETPASEPNPGSESSNGGSVSELRVFVRKKRVRKIIETHETKYEAEPLDQKLHGPPEIEEFGYKRVNGSFQSSNTSFANVPTGEPPPNWEKVLEGIRKMRSAEDAPVDTMGCEKAGNSLPPKERRFAVLVSSLLSSQTKDNVTHGAIQRLLQNDLLAADTIDKADEATIKSLIYPVGFYTRKAANMKKIANICLMKYDGDIPSSLEELLLLPGIGPKMAHLVMNVGWNNVQGICVDTHVHRICNRLGWVSKSRTKQRGMKG
- the LOC121246949 gene encoding endonuclease III homolog 1, chloroplastic-like isoform X5; this translates as MSLLLLRSHFGTLPLSIGFGRTRSFSSMSDPKTRSSSKPLQSQCETPASEPNPGSESSNGGSVSELRVFVRKKRVRKIIETHETKYEAEPLDQKLHGPPEIEEFGYKRVNGSFQSSNTSFANVPTGEPPPNWEKVLEGIRKMRSAEDAPVDTMGCEKAGNSLPPKERRFAVLVSSLLSSQTKDNVTHGAIQRLLQNDLLAADTIDKADEATIKSLIYPVGFYTRKAANMKKIANICLMKYDGDIPSSLEELLLLPGIGPKMAHLVMNVGWNNVQGICVDTHVHRICNRLGWVSKSRTKQVPLSLSFITFDLYKQVVNFGSFLKTDFTYGKLRLLSLNILLQLAHSSIIKNRVEDDI